gtagtttttttaaaaattcgtggtcttaatgtttcagtaaggcaataaatttggcatcgttggaattcgccaaaccttctgctacttactaaaaaaaaaaaaagtcaaaagcttttgtgtatcagaagatacagccgttttcccgtagccaaaaaacacagattttataaaaatgttaaagtaatgagcgtaatgtcattatgcagccaatcagaaattactttcttagcaccaatcaaatggtttgttttgaaccttagctgtcaatcaatatgagaaataaaactttggcgcgatagtgcattttagaccgtcttgtgtatccgtactacatcgacttcttaaaatatggctcgtacaaagcaaactgcacgtaaatctactggaggaaaggctccacgaaaacaactcgccactaaagctgcgaggaaaagcgcaccagctactggaggagtgaaaaaaccacatcgttacagacctggtacagttgctctcagagaaatcagaagataccagaagtcaaccgagctcttgatccgcaagttgcctttccagcgtcttgtgcgagaaattgctcaggacttcaaaacagatctgcgattccagagcacagccgttatggctctgcaagaggcttctgaagcgtaccttgttggcttgttcgaggatactaacttgtgtgccattcacgcaaaacgagttacaatcatgcctaaagacatccagttggcaagaagaattcgtggggaacgtgcctaagcatcttaccaaacaaaaaacggctatttttatagccacacatccataaaaaatattacggctagctttttatatcaaactttgtcctgctttctgtttaaattttatgctacataaaaattttatgctacataaagtttgacaatgttaaaaatatgaagggcaagaaaagtaaaagcaagaaaataagaaatttaaaaacgaaaatacttaaacttagggaatctaatcttaaatttactcttttttaactgtttaagtgacttaaacaagtttaactttgtaccaagataatgtttttttgtaaatgtgtggctataaaaatagccgtttgttagtgtaatagccagatacacacaaattatttttttgcggtcttctttgctgcctttttgggagtctttttgaccttctttgctgcaggttttttagcaacaggcttctttgtgggtttcttagctgctggtttcttagccgaggctttctttgtggcaggcttctttgctgctttctttggcgtgctcttctttgctggcttcttttttggtgtacttttctttgcagtaggcttctttgccgttggcttttttgctgcggcctttttcttaggtttttctttttttacctgacctagcttgaatgatccagaagcaccagtgcctttagtttgaatcaaatcgcctgatgttactcctcgtttaagagccattttcagatgatgatctgagttttcagcaactttgtaatttgcatgaatatattttgtaatagcttggcgagatgaaccaccgcgttcctttagggtagcgatagcagccttgatcatgtccacatatttagggtgatcagctgtcttctttgcagcaggtttcttcttgggtgcgattttctttggagaagctgcttcactcatttttaatgttttcttacaacaatccaacgataaacgatgcttgttatcacagtagaagtatactaaacattaccgtgtaaatgagatataatttaagacggtgcgaagtatgcggacgtaaaagtaccactcccgggaattgatttggcgcgaaaacagaaatgtgtgtttctgtacatcgtataatgtccgttttgggtgccgcgactatgcgaaagcatgttaatttttatttgtagtacgacgcaatagtctgcaagagaagctgctggagtttgaggtcttcagcattacatctagtctgttaatttgggcttcttccgcgctcgtgttaggattttcataaagcgttctttggtttgcgttgcgtatgtcggcctacatcatcgacacggcctgtttccggctattaggagcaattcatatattgggcactgcgtttcgacttttttattagaccacagtaaaaaaattcactcacagaagtccctttctttcatggctacaaacacgaagaattctgtcgtaagtaaaacgaatgcgcaagccaaaatgacgatggggcgaagtcataagcatggccctgtggcccaatggataaggcatctgactacgaatcaggggattccaggttcgactcctggcagggtcgcactgtcgcatttcggctgcatggtctactgtgtaacgcgcgcgcacgttctggcgtaatgcgttgataaacggaatgtacgcagacatattggaaagtaatatcacgcacttagtatcgtcgcctttgttagcattcatgtaagttaccatccactcgctacagtcgctctccatcctacggctaaatcaacagccgtgatttttactatgtcgccgtccatccgtacgcggtgacagttgtaagctttacagtaacgtgacatgctccacaagcagttacggtgtgtggacgatgcctatcatggcaacgcttgttctttatcgcttctcggcctaatggctaagatcaagtgtagtatctgttcttatcagtttaatatctggtaggccattctctgaatggtcagtatattaatctgatttttggccttgggtcatggaggtggattcattcacgccgtgaccacgggttgccttggtgttgcactattaccgatggcggcccacataagcaataaaagaataatagcagtcctctttccgacggcactctgcatagtctacggcgggaacaaaacgcgtacactgggggagaatacagcctatgccccgcgacacggcagtttataacacactcaagccacaagcattaacaaactttgaagggtaccctcatgctacggtgcagttccaactcatacttacctgacggggaagtaaagactgatcaatgagggttttcttccagagtgaggctcttgcattgcactacgcttgggctgacctctgcgattactgcaaacgtcagtaactcgaccgtacaatttctggtagtgggggcctgcgtccgcgctcgccccctccttaagtcaaaatgaatgagcttagaaaagttgcgcggccaaatgtcggtggtgacttaaacgctaaggtaaaacctcgcttggctgttacgaaacgtgattgcgatataagtcctcggaaggcggcggaattttattttatttgccattccgtcagggttattggatgatcggcaatagatcgagtttgtatgcatttgaaagctcttttttctcgtactatcacctgaaaatgtcataggaaacactttcaacaaccgccacgttccttaattgttataacaagaaatatatcacagcaaatgaaaatgaaaagcctacgacaccgggagttcccaggcggtcccccatccaagtactatcccggcccgacgatgcttaacttccgtgatcagacgagaacgggtgtgttcatcgtggtatggccgtagacattagtaggtgcaaatacgtgcaatttattttgacgttgtgatcaaatttttttatttaatttctttgagttacttaggacaaggcgtatgcatggattatctattagactttaaggttatagttttgtgaaaaaaacaatgtttttttaaagatgtgtggctataaaaatagccgttgttttctgagtgtagcggtttacttcttctgtcctttgtcgttcttctttgggagtaagacagcttgaatgtttggcaaaacaccaccagctgcaatggttacaccgctcaaaagtttgtttaattcttcatcattacgaacagccaattgtaaatgtcttggaataatcctagcttttttgttgtctcttgctgcgttaccagccaactccaatatctcagcagataaatattccaagacggctgctaagtaaactggtgctccagatccaattcggttagcatagtgccctctacgaaggaatctatgcactctaccgactggaaattgaagtccagctcttgaggatcttgtcttggctttagccttagcttttccaccttttccacgtccagacataactgcgatttgatttgtaagttaatacaaaaacgtacgaatatttaacgtaagtgttaacgaaataaactttactcgttttttcatcataaaaataggatcgaaatcatgtttttttaaccaatcataattaagtattaaacaaaagattttttttttaaccaattaaattgcgtatcggcgttttcggatcgaattcgatccgatttttttacttataaacaaaaagttttgacttgcagtttaatgcttatttacaagttaagtagcaaaaatttttaaccatgtctgacgcagcagctaaaggaggaaaacaggcacctaaagtagccaagaaaggtgaaaaaagagccggcaaaaaaggaggaaagattggtggaactggtgaaaagaaacgcaagagaaagagaaaggaaagttatgctatttacatctacaatgttttgaaacaagttcacccagatgtcggagtttcaagcaaagctatgagcatcatgaactcatttgtcaacgacatctttgagcgcattgcttccgaagcttcgcgtttggctcttcaaaacaaaaagtggaccatctcttctcgtgaaattcaaaccgcagtacgtcttctcttgcctggagaacttgcaaaacacgcagtcagtgaaggaacaaaagccgtcacaaaatacacaagcagcaagtaaaccaacgtctaccaaacacaaacggtcttttttaagaccacacatctttaaaaaaacatttacttggcgtcactacaagttaaccgaagttaataaaacttctaaataatgtgcttaagaacactagcctacatttaaaatacttccccatgtgtgtgtggattagcttcacttttcatacgtattattagctgtacttgcagaaaagacaagtacattgatccatgttattgcttacatttaacttaacccagcttttcacggaaacactcccaggcaaattaaccctacaaagtatttctaaattttttttgtgtcatatatgacatagtatcgtatagcaataaatgtaactgtgacaagactttacacattgtgtaatttggaagcgtgcacaaagtaatgttttaaaagatttgtggctataaaaatagccgtttttgttgagcaatgacaacgcttaacctccgaatccgtaaagagttcttccttgaggttttaaggcataaacaacatccatagcggtaacggtcttgcgtttagcgtgctctgtgtaggttacagcatcacgaataacattctctaagaaaaccttcagtacacctctggtttcctcatagataaggccagagatacgtttgacaccacctcgtcgagcaagacgccgaatagcaggttttgtgattccctgaatgttatcacgaagaatttttcggtgacgtttagcacctccttttcccaatcctttacctccttttccgcgtccagacatattgatatagttgcgtacagaacgagtacaaaaacaacgtttgagttaacagaattcagacagctttaaaaagaggccataaaattacctactgctcgtggaaacaccctaattaaccaatagagttgcgtcattacaaaatgttccgaacattttgtacatttttttaagtaaaactgtagtttttttaaaaattcgtggtcttaatgtttcagtaaggcaataaatttggcatcgttggaattcgccaaaccttctgctacttactaaaaaaaaaaaaagtcaaaagcttttgtgtatcagaagatacagccgttttcccgtagccaaaaaacacagattttataaaaatgttaaagtaatgagcgtaatgtcattatgcagccaatcagaaattactttcttagcaccaatcaaatggtttgttttgaaccttagctgtcaatcaatatgagaaataaaactttggcgcgatagtgcattttagaccgtcttgtgtatccgtactacatcgacttcttaaaatatggctcgtacaaagcaaactgcacgtaaatctactggaggaaaggctccacgaaaacaactcgccactaaagctgcgaggaaaagcgcaccagctactggaggagtgaaaaaaccacatcgttacagacctggtacagttgctctcagagaaatcagaagataccagaagtcaaccgagctcttgatccgcaagttgcctttccagcgtcttgtgcgagaaattgctcaggacttcaaaacagatctgcgattccagagcacagccgttatggctctgcaagaggcttctgaagcgtaccttgttggcttgttcgaggatactaacttgtgtgccattcacgcaaaacgagttacaatcatgcctaaagacatccagttggcaagaagaattcgtggggaacgtgcctaagcatcttaccaaacaaaaaacggctatttttatagccacacatccataaaaaatattacggctagctttttatatcaaactttgtcctgctttctgtttaaattttatgctacataaaaattttatgctacataaagtttgacaatgttaaaaatatgaagggcaagaaaagtaaaagcaagaaaataagaaatttaaaaacgaaaatacttaaacttagggaatctaatcttaaatttactcttttttaactgtttaagtgacttaaacaagtttaactttgtaccaagataatgtttttttgtaaatgtgtggctataaaaatagccgtttgttaatgtaatagccagatacacacaaattatttttttgcggtcttctttgctgcctttttgggagtctttttgaccttctttgctgcaggttttttagcaacaggcttctttgtgggtttcttagctgctggtttcttagccgaggctttctttgtggcaggcttctttgctgctttctttggcgtgctcttctttgctggcttctttattggtgtacttttctttgcagtaggcttctttgccgttggcttttttgctgcggcctttttcttaggtttttctttttttacctgacctagcttgaatgatccagaagcaccagtgcctttagtttgaatcaaatcgcctgatgttactcctcgtttaagagccattttcagatgatgatctgagttttcagcaactttgtaatttgcatgaatatattttgtaatagcttggcgagatgaaccaccgcgttcctttagggtagcgatagcagccttgatcatgtccacatatttagggtgatcagctgtcttctttgcagcaggtttcttcttgggtgcgattttctttggagaagctgcttcactcatttttaatgttttcttacaacaatccaacgataaacgatgcttgttatcacagtagaagtatactaaacattaccgtgtaaatgagatataatttaagacggtgcgaagtatgcggacgtaaaagtaccactcccgggaattgatttggcgcgaaaacagaaatgtgtgtttctgtacatcgtataatgtccgttttgggtgccgcgactatgcgaaagcatgttaatttttatttgtagtacgacgcaatagtctgcaagagaagctgctggagtttgaggtcttcagcattacatctagtctgttaatttgggcttcttccgcgctcgtgttaggattttcataaagcgttctttggtttgcgttgcgtatgtcggcctacatcatcgacacggcctgtttccggctattaggagcaattcatatattgggcactgcgtttcgacttttttattagaccacagtaaaaaaattcactcacagaagtccctttctttcatggctacaaacacgaagaattctgtcgtaagtaaaacgaatgcgcaagccaaaatgacgatggggcgaagtcataagcatggccctgtggcccaatggataaggcatctgactacgaatcaggggattccaggttcgactcctggcagggtcgcactgtcgcatttcggctgcatggtctactgtgtaacgcgcgcgcacgttctggcgtaatgcgttgataaacggaatgtacgcagacatattggaaagtaatatcacgcacttagtatcgtcgcctttgttagcattcatgtaagttaccatccactcgctacagtcgctctccatcctacggctaaatcaacagccgtgatttttactatgtcgccgtccatccgtacgcggtgacagttgtaagctttacagtaacgtgacatgctccacaagcagttacggtgtgtggacgatgcctatcatggcaacgcttgttctttatcgcttctcggcctaatggctaagatcaagtgtagtatctgttcttatcagtttaatatctggtaggccattctctgaatggtcagtatattaatctgatttttggccttgggtcatggaggtggattcattcacgccgtgaccacgggttgccttggtgttgcactattaccgatggcggcccacataagcaataaaagaataatagcagtcctctttccgacggcactctgcatagtctacggcgggaacaaaacgcgtacactgggggagaatacagcctatgccccgcgacacggcagtttataacacactcaagccacaagcattaacaaactttgaagggtaccctcatgctacggtgcagttccaactcatacttacctgacggggaagtaaagactgatcaatgagggttttcttccagagtgaggctcttgcattgcactacgcttgggctgacctctgcgattactgcaaacgtcagtaactcgaccgtacaatttctggtagtgggggcctgcgtccgcgctcgccccctccttaagtcaaaatgaatgagcttagaaaagttgcgcggccaaatgtcggtggtgacttaaacgctaaggtaaaacctcgcttggctgttacgaaacgtgattgcgatataagtcctcggaaggcggcggaattttattttatttgccattccgtcagggttattggatgatcggcaatagatcgagtttgtatgcatttgaaagctcttttttctcgtactatcacctgaaaatgtcgtaggaaaatgtcataggaaacactttcaacaaccgccacgttccttaattgttataacaagaaatatatcacagcaaatgaaaatgaaaagcctacgacaccgggagttcccaggcggtcccccatccaagtactatcccggcccgacgatgcttaacttccgtgatcagacgagaacgggtgtgttcatcgtggtatggccgtagacattagtaggtgcaaatacgtgcaatttattttgacgttgtgatcaattttttttatttaatttctttgagttacttaggacaaggcgtatgcatggattatctattagactttaaggttatagttttgtgaaaaaaacaatgtttttttaaagatgtgtggctataaaaatagccgttgttttctgagtgtagcggtttacttcttctgtcctttgtcgttcttctttgggagtaagacagcttgaatgtttggcaaaacaccaccagctgcaatggttacaccgctcaaaagtttgtttaattcttcatcattacgaacagccaattgtaaatgtcttggaataatcctagcttttttgttgtctcttgctgcgttaccagccaactccaatatctcagcagataaatattccaagacggctgctaagtaaactggtgctccagatccaattcggttagcatagtgccctctacgaaggaatctatgcactctaccgactggaaattgaagtccagctcttgaggatcttgtcttggctttagccttagcttttccaccttttccacgtccagacataactgcgatttgatttgtaagttaatacaaaaacgtacgaatatttaacgtaagtgttaacgaaataaactttactcgttttttcatcataaaaataggatcgaaatcatgtttttttaaccaatcataattaagtattaaacaaaagattttttttttaaccaattaaattgcgtatcggcgttttcggatcgaattcgatccgatttttttacttataaacaaaaagttttgacttgcagtttaatgcttatttacaagttaagtagcaaaaatttttaaccatgtctgacgcagcagctaaaggaggaaaacaggcacctaaagtagccaagaaaggtgaaaaaagagccggcaaaaaaggaggaaagattggtggaactggtgaaaagaaacgcaagagaaagagaaaggaaagttatgctatttacatctacaatgttttgaaacaagttcacccagatgtcggagtttcaagcaaagctatgagcatcatgaactcatttgtcaacgacatctttgagcgcattgcttccgaagcttcgtgtttggctcttcaaaacaaaaagtcgaccatctcttctcgtgaaattcaaaccgcagtacgtcttctcttgcctggagaacttgcaaaacacgcagtcagtgaaggaacaaaagccgtcacaaaatacacaagcagcaagtaaaccaacgtctaccaaacacaaacggtcttttttaagaccacacatctttaaaaaaacatttacttggcgtcactacaagttaaccgaagttaataaaacttctaaataatgtgcttaagaacactagcctacatttaaaatacttccccatgtgtgtgtggattagcttcacttttcatacgtattattagctgtacttgcagaaaagacaagtacattgatccatgttattgcttacatttaacttaacccagcttttcacggaaacactcccaggcaaattaaccctacaaagtatttctaaattttttttgtgtcatatatgacatagtatcgtatagcaataaatgtaactgtgacaagactttacgcattgtgtaatttggaagcgtgcacaaagtaatgttttaaaagatttgtggctataaaaatagccgtttttgttgagcaatgacaacgcttaacctccgaatccgtaaagagttcttccttgacgttttaaggcataaacaacatccatagcggtaacggtcttgcgtttagcgtgctctgtgtaggttacagcatcacgaataacattctctaagaaaaccttcagtacacctctggtttcctcatagataaggccagagatacgtttgacaccacctcgtcgagcaagacgccgaatagcaggttttgtgattccctgaatgttatcacgaagaatttttcggtgacgtttagcacctccttttcccaatcctttacctccttttccgcgtccagacatattgatatagttgcgtacagaacgagtacaaaaacaacgtttgagttaacagaattcagacagctttaaaaagaggccataaaattacctactgctcgtggaaacaccctaattaaccaatagagttgcgtcattacaaaatgttccgaacattttgtacatttttttaagtaaaactgtagtttttttaaaaattcgtggtcttaatgtttcagtaaggcaataaatttggcatcgttggaattcgccaaaccttctgctacttactaaaaaaaaaaaaagtcaaaagcttttgtgtatcagaagatacagccgttttcccgtagccaaaaaacacagattttataaaaatgttaaagtaatgagcgtaatgtcattatgcagccaatcagaaattactttcttagcaccaatcaaatggtttgttttgaaccttagctgtcaatcaatatgagaaataaaactttggcgcgatagtgcattttagaccgtcttgtgtatccgtactacatcgacttcttaaaatatggctcgtacaaagcaaactgcacgtaaatctactggaggaaaggctccacgaaaacaactcgccactaaagctgcgaggaaaagcgcaccagctactggaggagtgaaaaaaccacatcgttacagacctggtacagttgctctcagagaaatcagaagataccagaagtcaaccgagctcttgatccgcaagttgcctttccagcgtcttgtgcgagaaattgctcaggacttcaaaacagatctgcgattccagagcacagccgttatggctctgcaagaggcttctgaagcgtaccttgttggcttgttcgaggatactaacttgtgtgccattcacgcaaaacgagttacaatcatgcctaaagacatccagttggcaagaagaattcgtggggaacgtgcctaagcatcttaccaaacaaaaaacggctatttttatagccacacatccataaaaaatattacggctagctttttatatcaaactttgtcctgctttctgtttaaattttatgctacataaaaattttatgctacataaagtttgacaatgttaaaaatatgaagggcaagaaaagtaaaagcaagaaaataagaaatttaaaaacgaaaatacttaaacttagggaatctaatcttaaatttactcttttttaactgtttaagtgacttaaacaagtttaactttgtaccaagataatgtttttttgtaaatgtgtggctataaaaatagccgtttgttaatgtaatagccagatacacacaaattatttttttgcggtcttctttgctgcctttttgggagtctttttgaccttctttgctgcaggttttttagcaacaggcttctttgtgggtttcttagctgctggtttcttagccgaggctaatcctagcttttttgttgtctcttgctgcgttaccagccaactccaatatctcagcagataaatattccaagacggctgctaagtaaactggtgctccagatccaattcggttagcatagtgccctctacgaaggaatctatgcactctaccgactggaaattgaagtccaagtgttaacgaaataaactttactcgttttttcatcataaaaataggatcgaaatcatgtttttttaaccaatcataattaagtattaaacaaaagattttttttttaaccaattaaattgcgtatcggcgttttcggatcgaattcgatccgatttttttacttataaacaaaaagttttgacttgcagtttaatgcttatttacaagttaagtagcaaaaatttttaaccatgtctgacgcagcagctaaaggaggaaaacaggcacctaaagtagccaag
This is a stretch of genomic DNA from Hydractinia symbiolongicarpus strain clone_291-10 chromosome 9, HSymV2.1, whole genome shotgun sequence. It encodes these proteins:
- the LOC130656480 gene encoding histone H1-delta-like; the encoded protein is MSEAASPKKIAPKKKPAAKKTADHPKYVDMIKAAIATLKERGGSSRQAITKYIHANYKVAENSDHHLKMALKRGVTSGDLIQTKGTGASGSFKLGQVKKEKPKKKAAAKKPTAKKPTAKKSTPIKKPAKKSTPKKAAKKPATKKASAKKPAAKKPTKKPVAKKPAAKKVKKTPKKAAKKTAKK